Proteins encoded within one genomic window of Terriglobales bacterium:
- the glgP gene encoding alpha-glucan family phosphorylase: MNEVRKDPVCGMIVLSESSLSLVWNGEPVLFCSEYCRAKFQQNPDRYATAMAVSAPDDAKEKRRVAYFSMEVALDHEIPTYSGGLGVLAGDMLRSCADLSVPVVGVSILWRQGYFDQFLDENGRQHERPVNFEPNLRLQPLHARVVVTVEGRMVRIRAWHYQIIGRSGSVVPIILLDTDFEENSEYDRSLTRHLYGGDQDYRLAQEIVLGIGGVRMLSALGYHGIQRFHMNEGHAGLLVLELMNWQGGSEPAEWDFEGVRQRCIFTTHTPVPAGHDQFDYQAVERILGPTVPFEVIRMLGGRDRLNMTWLGLNLSRYVNGVAQRHEEVSREMFPGYPIQHITNGVHSATWTCDSFRRLFDEWIPGWASDPAMLRKALNIPNEKIWDAHLEAKSRLLEHVRLRTGRSLKPETLTIGFARRATAYKRADLVFSDVARLAEIARLAGPVQFVFAGKAHPRDEGGKQLIENIVAVSRKVARDINVVYLENYDLEQAKLLVSGVDLWLNTPQRPLEASGTSGMKAAHNGVPSFSTLDGWWIEGHIEGVTGWSIGRADTTPDRDAEDLLKKLEAIIVPTFYFLRAQWIDVMRHTIALNASYFNTHRMVQQYVTNAYLG; the protein is encoded by the coding sequence ATGAACGAAGTGCGAAAAGACCCGGTCTGCGGAATGATTGTTCTGTCGGAAAGCAGCCTGTCACTGGTTTGGAACGGAGAACCCGTCCTGTTCTGCTCCGAGTACTGCCGCGCCAAGTTTCAGCAAAACCCCGACCGCTATGCTACCGCTATGGCCGTCTCTGCTCCAGATGACGCCAAGGAAAAAAGGCGTGTCGCTTACTTTTCGATGGAAGTGGCGCTCGATCATGAAATACCAACCTACTCAGGCGGACTCGGTGTGCTGGCCGGAGACATGCTGCGTAGTTGTGCTGACCTCAGCGTTCCGGTGGTCGGGGTCAGCATCCTGTGGCGTCAGGGCTACTTCGACCAATTCCTTGACGAAAATGGACGACAACACGAACGTCCGGTGAACTTCGAACCCAACCTGCGGCTCCAGCCTCTTCATGCAAGGGTGGTGGTTACAGTTGAGGGCCGCATGGTTCGGATTCGCGCTTGGCATTACCAGATCATTGGCCGCTCCGGTTCCGTTGTCCCAATTATTCTGCTTGATACCGATTTCGAAGAGAACAGCGAATACGATCGAAGTCTCACGCGACATCTCTATGGCGGAGATCAGGATTACCGACTGGCACAGGAGATTGTGCTCGGAATCGGTGGCGTCAGAATGCTCAGTGCATTGGGTTACCACGGGATTCAGCGCTTCCATATGAACGAAGGCCACGCTGGTCTGTTGGTTCTGGAACTGATGAACTGGCAAGGTGGTTCTGAGCCGGCAGAATGGGATTTTGAAGGGGTAAGACAGCGGTGCATCTTCACCACCCACACGCCTGTACCCGCTGGCCACGACCAATTTGATTACCAAGCGGTCGAGCGCATCCTTGGCCCAACCGTTCCATTCGAGGTTATCCGCATGCTCGGCGGCCGCGACCGACTAAATATGACGTGGCTCGGTCTCAACCTAAGCCGTTATGTCAATGGTGTAGCGCAGCGACACGAAGAAGTTTCCCGCGAAATGTTCCCCGGCTACCCAATTCAACACATCACGAACGGAGTTCACTCGGCGACTTGGACCTGTGACAGCTTTCGCCGGCTCTTTGATGAATGGATTCCAGGTTGGGCCAGCGATCCCGCTATGCTTCGCAAAGCTTTGAATATCCCTAACGAAAAGATATGGGACGCACATCTGGAGGCAAAGTCCCGCCTCTTGGAACATGTTCGGCTACGGACGGGACGTTCCTTGAAGCCGGAAACGTTAACCATCGGATTCGCACGCCGCGCGACTGCGTACAAGCGTGCCGATCTGGTGTTTAGTGACGTTGCACGCCTGGCGGAAATCGCGAGACTGGCCGGGCCAGTACAGTTTGTATTCGCCGGCAAAGCCCACCCGCGAGACGAGGGAGGCAAGCAACTGATTGAAAATATTGTTGCCGTATCTCGAAAGGTCGCGCGAGACATCAACGTTGTGTATTTGGAGAACTATGACTTGGAGCAAGCAAAACTGTTGGTCTCTGGCGTGGATCTGTGGCTCAACACCCCGCAGCGTCCGCTGGAAGCCTCCGGTACCTCGGGAATGAAGGCGGCTCACAACGGTGTTCCCAGTTTCAGCACCCTCGACGGCTGGTGGATTGAAGGTCACATTGAAGGCGTTACGGGTTGGTCCATCGGTCGAGCAGATACAACACCGGACCGCGATGCGGAAGATCTGCTCAAGAAACTGGAAGCCATTATCGTGCCAACGTTTTACTTCCTGCGAGCTCAGTGGATTGATGTCATGCGCCACACGATCGCGTTGAATGCCTCCTACTTCAACACGCATCGAATGGTGCAACAGTATGTGACTAACGCGTACTTGGGCTGA
- a CDS encoding cytochrome c: protein MKHIPLSVFLMILIVSSAATAQSSAPEAIYKTKCAMCHGPDGSAKTPMAQKLGIKSFQSPEIQNQSDAELKRAIAQGKNKMPAFGKSLTEEQIAGLLKHIRELGKK from the coding sequence ATGAAGCATATTCCCCTTTCTGTTTTTCTCATGATCCTGATTGTAAGCAGTGCTGCAACGGCTCAGTCGTCCGCCCCCGAGGCGATTTACAAAACAAAGTGCGCCATGTGCCACGGGCCGGACGGGTCGGCTAAAACCCCAATGGCACAGAAACTTGGCATCAAGTCCTTTCAATCGCCTGAGATTCAAAACCAGTCTGATGCTGAGTTGAAGCGGGCGATTGCCCAAGGGAAGAACAAGATGCCGGCATTCGGTAAGTCACTTACCGAAGAGCAAATTGCTGGACTTCTAAAACATATTCGCGAACTCGGCAAGAAATAG
- a CDS encoding VWA domain-containing protein, translating into MWNWYRIARFKWLFLVIVVALVSGVFSQQTTPSISVDVRLVNLNVAVLDKNGRTYTGLTADRFRIYDNGVEQSIHHFSAEDMPYSLGMVLDRSGSMSEMIQDVYNAAYHTVRASKPGDEFFVELFNDRVEMRQDVTSDQELLQRQLKGVVASGSTALYDAILVGLNRLKQDQRDKKALLVVTDGADNSSKHSFQEVLERARADGVVIYMVGMFDQTMPGAEEDQLRALLEQIAEVTGGRAYFPRTVKQCEEACIAIAKDLREQYSLGYYPRPKLFDGSWRTIQVQLALPEDLYDQGLRARTRAGYYTPRQ; encoded by the coding sequence GTGTGGAACTGGTACAGAATAGCTCGATTCAAGTGGCTATTCCTGGTGATTGTCGTCGCACTGGTCAGTGGAGTGTTTTCTCAGCAAACGACTCCGTCTATCAGTGTTGATGTCAGGCTGGTGAATCTCAATGTTGCCGTGCTGGATAAGAATGGTCGAACCTACACCGGGCTGACTGCGGACAGGTTTCGAATCTATGACAATGGCGTCGAGCAGTCGATTCACCATTTCAGTGCTGAAGACATGCCTTATAGCCTGGGCATGGTCCTCGATCGTAGCGGCAGCATGTCCGAAATGATTCAGGATGTTTACAACGCAGCGTACCATACGGTTCGTGCCAGCAAGCCCGGAGATGAATTCTTCGTCGAACTATTCAATGACCGCGTCGAAATGAGGCAGGATGTTACGAGCGACCAGGAATTGTTGCAGCGACAATTAAAGGGCGTTGTCGCATCTGGCTCCACTGCCCTTTACGACGCTATTCTGGTGGGTCTCAATCGCCTGAAGCAAGACCAACGCGACAAGAAGGCGCTTCTGGTAGTTACCGATGGGGCAGATAACTCCAGCAAGCACTCCTTCCAAGAAGTGTTGGAGAGAGCCCGCGCCGACGGAGTCGTCATTTACATGGTTGGAATGTTTGACCAAACCATGCCGGGTGCCGAAGAGGACCAGTTGCGTGCACTGCTGGAGCAGATCGCAGAGGTCACTGGCGGACGGGCTTATTTTCCCCGAACGGTAAAGCAATGTGAAGAAGCATGTATCGCAATCGCCAAGGACCTTCGGGAACAGTACAGCCTGGGCTATTATCCCCGTCCCAAGTTGTTCGATGGCAGCTGGCGGACCATTCAGGTGCAGCTAGCCCTTCCCGAGGATTTATACGACCAGGGACTCCGTGCCCGCACCCGAGCCGGCTATTACACTCCCCGACAGTAA
- a CDS encoding class I SAM-dependent methyltransferase, which translates to MANKPDYIPALRFHRLTNSYDWLMDRLMHDTSTKRRLTRFVRLGETQKVIDVGCGTGTLAILLQQQFPSARIAAADIDPPTLRIAAEKCRKADLNVALVQCAAQALPFATGSFDYAISCLLFHHLSLLTKRTTLLEIARILRPGGKCVLLDWGKGATPYHRAAFMFVRLLDGFQPTRENARGELPSLIAESGFSQVREAFNESTPLGTLRCVVADRT; encoded by the coding sequence ATGGCGAATAAACCTGACTACATACCCGCGCTTCGCTTCCACCGATTGACCAATTCCTACGATTGGCTAATGGATCGCCTGATGCACGACACGTCGACCAAGCGACGTCTGACGCGATTCGTCAGACTTGGAGAGACTCAGAAGGTAATCGATGTTGGCTGTGGGACAGGGACCCTGGCAATCCTGCTGCAGCAGCAATTCCCTTCCGCCAGGATAGCTGCAGCCGACATCGACCCTCCCACCCTGCGCATTGCCGCCGAGAAGTGTCGTAAAGCAGACCTAAACGTCGCGCTGGTTCAGTGCGCAGCCCAAGCATTGCCCTTCGCGACAGGCAGTTTTGATTACGCAATCTCCTGTTTACTCTTCCACCATCTGTCGCTACTGACCAAACGAACGACATTGCTTGAGATCGCTCGGATTTTGCGGCCAGGGGGTAAGTGTGTTCTTCTTGATTGGGGTAAGGGAGCAACCCCATACCATCGTGCAGCGTTCATGTTTGTCAGGCTACTCGACGGCTTCCAACCGACTCGTGAAAACGCCCGGGGCGAGTTGCCCTCATTAATAGCGGAGTCGGGTTTCTCCCAGGTGCGCGAAGCCTTCAATGAATCCACACCGTTGGGAACGCTTCGGTGCGTCGTTGCTGATCGTACCTGA
- a CDS encoding isoamylase, whose amino-acid sequence MRDWFAQEGSPSPLGVTWIEREAAYNFALYSKHATAVTLLLYSELDLSIPTYEYKLDSNANKSGRIWHCRLPRSAFRDARYYAYRVMGPGQPELGHRFDAQKVLLDPYARCVCFPTRFSRRAASQPGANGGMAPLGLIATEPEDRSPGDITPMHTSDLVIYELHVRGFTRRNNSGVAPAHRGTFLGIVDKIPYLKDLGVTAVELLPVMQQDPQEGSYWGYMPLNLFSPHHEYASAEKPFDALKEFRLMVKALHAAGIEVLLDVVYNHTAEGNENGPMYSFRGIDNTTYYLLEQHRRSYRNDSGTGNTLNCGNPYVRKMILDSMRFWRGQMHVDGFRFDLASIFTRNEDGTINLSDPPVIAEISGTPELEKLRLIAEAWDPATYQLGRNFPGISWLQWNGQFRDDIRAFVRGDPGMIPSLMSRLYGSCDLFPDDLMSAYRPYQSVNFVTSHDGFSLYDLVSYNEKRNQANGHRNCDGTDYNVSWNCGWEGDDGVPDAVMALRKQQIKNFCTLLLLSNGTPMFCAGDEFMNTQSGNNNPYNQDNETTWLDWDRLAKNRDMFRFFKNMIAFRKAHPSICRSRYWRDDVRWYGVAGVPDLSPDSRCVAFFLDGTACEAADLYVMVNGSSTPVTFAIQVRDEDDWKRAVDTSLPSPLDICEPGEEAPIGAPQYLVRTRSVVVLTRFRTLGDNPFPSMM is encoded by the coding sequence ATGCGTGATTGGTTTGCTCAGGAAGGGTCTCCGTCTCCGCTGGGAGTTACTTGGATAGAGCGGGAGGCTGCTTACAACTTTGCGCTGTATTCGAAACATGCGACCGCGGTTACCCTCCTGCTTTATTCCGAGCTCGATCTCTCAATCCCGACCTATGAGTACAAGTTGGATTCTAATGCGAACAAGTCTGGCCGGATCTGGCATTGTCGTTTGCCGAGAAGCGCTTTCCGTGATGCCCGCTACTACGCATACAGGGTAATGGGACCAGGCCAGCCTGAACTGGGGCATCGCTTCGACGCGCAAAAGGTTCTACTCGATCCGTATGCCCGATGCGTCTGCTTTCCTACTCGGTTCAGCCGTAGAGCGGCATCTCAACCTGGGGCGAATGGGGGCATGGCTCCACTCGGCCTTATCGCGACAGAACCCGAAGATCGTTCGCCGGGCGATATCACACCGATGCATACATCGGATCTGGTGATCTATGAATTGCATGTACGAGGATTCACGCGTCGCAACAACTCCGGAGTGGCGCCTGCCCATCGCGGCACGTTTCTGGGAATTGTCGATAAGATTCCCTATCTAAAAGATCTCGGTGTCACCGCGGTTGAGTTGCTGCCGGTCATGCAACAAGACCCACAAGAAGGCAGCTACTGGGGATACATGCCGCTGAATCTCTTTTCTCCTCATCACGAGTATGCGAGTGCCGAAAAGCCGTTCGATGCGCTCAAAGAATTCCGCCTGATGGTTAAGGCGTTACATGCTGCAGGGATCGAAGTGTTGCTGGACGTTGTCTACAACCACACGGCCGAAGGAAACGAAAATGGACCCATGTACAGCTTTCGTGGAATCGACAACACGACGTATTACCTGCTCGAACAGCATCGTCGTAGTTATCGTAACGACAGCGGCACGGGAAACACTTTGAATTGCGGCAACCCATATGTAAGAAAGATGATCCTGGATAGCATGCGTTTCTGGCGAGGCCAGATGCATGTCGATGGGTTTCGGTTTGATCTTGCTTCCATCTTCACAAGGAACGAGGACGGTACCATTAATCTGTCCGATCCTCCCGTCATTGCGGAAATCAGTGGCACTCCGGAGTTGGAGAAATTGAGGTTGATTGCAGAGGCTTGGGACCCGGCGACGTACCAACTCGGGCGTAACTTTCCAGGAATTTCATGGCTGCAATGGAACGGGCAATTTCGTGATGATATACGCGCATTTGTAAGAGGCGACCCGGGCATGATTCCGAGCTTGATGTCTCGACTGTACGGAAGCTGTGATTTGTTTCCCGACGACCTCATGAGTGCTTACCGGCCCTATCAGAGTGTGAACTTCGTAACCTCTCATGACGGTTTCTCCCTTTACGATCTGGTGTCGTACAACGAAAAGCGCAACCAAGCCAACGGCCATCGAAATTGCGACGGGACCGACTACAACGTAAGCTGGAATTGCGGTTGGGAGGGAGACGACGGCGTCCCGGATGCGGTGATGGCTCTGCGGAAGCAACAGATCAAGAATTTTTGCACTCTGTTGTTGCTGTCCAATGGAACGCCAATGTTCTGTGCGGGCGACGAGTTCATGAACACGCAGAGTGGCAATAACAATCCTTACAACCAGGACAACGAAACTACCTGGTTGGACTGGGATAGACTTGCGAAAAACCGGGACATGTTTCGCTTCTTCAAGAACATGATTGCTTTTCGTAAGGCTCATCCTTCCATTTGCCGCAGCCGCTATTGGCGCGACGATGTCCGATGGTACGGGGTGGCCGGTGTCCCTGACCTCTCCCCTGATTCTCGTTGTGTAGCGTTCTTTCTCGATGGCACCGCGTGCGAGGCTGCCGATCTTTACGTGATGGTCAACGGCAGTTCGACGCCGGTGACCTTCGCCATTCAAGTGAGAGACGAGGACGATTGGAAACGGGCAGTTGACACCAGTTTGCCGAGCCCGCTCGACATATGTGAACCAGGCGAAGAGGCGCCAATCGGTGCCCCGCAATATCTTGTTCGTACCCGATCAGTTGTTGTTTTGACGAGATTCCGGACATTGGGCGATAATCCGTTCCCATCGATGATGTGA
- a CDS encoding cytochrome bc complex cytochrome b subunit, giving the protein MRLFSRVRQWVDERFGWEELTAPLRKKTVPVHRYSHWYFLGGITLFLFVIQVITGALLLLYYRPGANEAFESVQFIMTKVEFGWLVRSIHSWSANLMIFTAFAHLFSVLFLKAYRKPRELTWISGMLLLFIVLGFGFSGYLLPWNTLAYFATKVGTEIPGQIPVLGRPIVVFLRGGEDVTGATLNRLFGFHVAVLPGISTLLLLLHLGLIQWFGISVPPKVEPEWKQLPVSRREMRFFPNFALRELMAWYVALAVLGALAALFPWNLGEKADPFAPAPAGIKPEWYFLFMFQSLKLIPAKILGIDGEMIGVLGFGLLATLAILLPFLDRETPINTRRWVTSLGAVALVYMVVMSFYGHFAK; this is encoded by the coding sequence ATGAGACTGTTCTCACGTGTTCGACAGTGGGTGGATGAAAGATTCGGCTGGGAAGAACTGACCGCTCCTCTACGGAAAAAGACCGTACCGGTACATCGTTATTCGCACTGGTACTTCCTTGGCGGAATCACCCTGTTCCTGTTTGTGATTCAGGTGATTACCGGCGCGCTTCTCCTGCTGTACTACCGTCCCGGTGCTAACGAGGCCTTCGAGAGCGTCCAGTTCATCATGACCAAGGTGGAGTTTGGCTGGCTGGTGCGATCGATCCACTCATGGTCGGCAAACCTGATGATATTTACCGCATTCGCCCACCTGTTCAGCGTGCTGTTCCTCAAGGCTTATCGAAAGCCGAGAGAACTGACTTGGATCAGCGGAATGCTATTGCTGTTCATCGTCTTGGGATTTGGCTTCAGCGGCTACCTGCTTCCATGGAATACGTTGGCGTATTTTGCGACGAAAGTTGGGACCGAGATTCCTGGACAAATCCCGGTCCTTGGAAGACCGATTGTAGTCTTCCTTCGCGGCGGCGAAGACGTTACCGGCGCAACCCTGAATCGCCTATTCGGTTTTCATGTCGCGGTCCTCCCTGGTATTTCCACCTTGCTCCTCCTGCTGCATCTCGGGCTCATCCAGTGGTTTGGAATCAGTGTGCCGCCGAAAGTGGAACCGGAATGGAAGCAGCTGCCTGTTTCACGCCGCGAAATGCGATTTTTCCCAAACTTTGCATTGCGCGAACTGATGGCTTGGTACGTGGCGCTGGCGGTTCTCGGCGCTCTTGCAGCTCTGTTCCCGTGGAATCTTGGCGAAAAAGCGGACCCGTTCGCACCAGCCCCGGCTGGCATTAAGCCGGAATGGTACTTCCTGTTCATGTTCCAGTCGCTAAAACTGATTCCCGCCAAGATCCTCGGAATAGACGGCGAGATGATTGGAGTCCTCGGCTTCGGCTTGCTCGCCACGCTTGCCATCCTATTGCCATTTCTCGACCGCGAAACACCAATCAATACAAGACGCTGGGTCACCAGCCTGGGAGCCGTGGCTCTTGTGTACATGGTGGTGATGAGCTTCTACGGGCACTTTGCGAAGTGA
- a CDS encoding ATP-binding protein, giving the protein MSTGLRPRTWKLAVLYAGIVGISILHYLTPTSYMWLHPLYASAYYFPLIVIALTWGWRAGLAAACLTTILYTPHVLHAWAGEHEEYMVSQLIEMAMFLAVTVTAGILADYERRQRKRIEETAVQLARLNRQLSDAFEQLHRSERLSTLGELAAGLAHEIRNPLGSVEGALRIVSRPQLPDETRQEFSTLALSEAERLKGLVSSFLDFARSPASHRIPTSSQQLLISIERLVAETAGMSGVKVHTEAHADLPDILVDPQQIKQVLLNLALNAIQAMPNGGNLILEARVDGQVVIFEVQDEGVGIAEENIGKIFDPFYTTRPNGTGLGLSIAKRIVTEHGGRIQVRRNSHRGMSFSIELPYRASSAATTSASEEAVPSMS; this is encoded by the coding sequence ATGAGCACTGGGTTGCGGCCACGAACCTGGAAATTGGCAGTTTTGTACGCCGGCATCGTGGGAATTTCGATTCTTCACTACCTGACCCCGACCAGCTACATGTGGCTGCATCCTCTATATGCGAGCGCCTACTATTTCCCGCTCATCGTGATAGCGCTGACCTGGGGCTGGAGAGCAGGCCTCGCTGCCGCATGCCTGACGACCATCCTGTACACACCGCATGTCCTGCACGCGTGGGCCGGCGAGCATGAAGAGTACATGGTCTCCCAGTTGATCGAAATGGCGATGTTTCTTGCCGTTACCGTCACGGCTGGGATTTTAGCTGACTATGAACGTCGGCAGCGCAAGAGAATCGAAGAGACAGCAGTGCAGTTGGCACGGCTAAATCGCCAGCTTAGCGACGCATTTGAGCAATTGCACCGCTCGGAACGACTCTCCACCCTCGGCGAACTCGCCGCAGGGTTGGCTCACGAAATTCGCAACCCGCTGGGTTCGGTCGAAGGAGCCCTCCGCATCGTCTCCCGGCCACAACTGCCTGATGAGACGCGCCAGGAATTCTCGACTCTCGCGCTGAGCGAAGCCGAACGCTTAAAAGGACTGGTTTCAAGTTTTCTGGATTTTGCGCGCTCTCCGGCGTCACACCGGATTCCAACCTCCTCGCAGCAGTTGCTGATCTCGATTGAACGCCTGGTCGCGGAAACAGCCGGTATGTCCGGCGTGAAGGTTCACACGGAAGCCCATGCAGACCTTCCTGACATTCTGGTCGACCCACAACAGATCAAGCAGGTCCTACTCAACCTGGCCCTCAACGCCATCCAAGCCATGCCAAACGGAGGCAATCTCATTCTCGAAGCCAGGGTCGACGGACAAGTCGTGATCTTCGAGGTTCAGGACGAGGGCGTTGGGATTGCAGAAGAGAACATAGGGAAGATCTTTGATCCGTTTTACACTACCCGTCCCAATGGCACGGGATTGGGACTGTCGATTGCGAAGCGAATTGTGACTGAACACGGCGGTCGAATTCAGGTGCGGAGGAATTCTCATCGCGGAATGAGCTTCTCGATCGAGCTTCCTTATCGCGCTTCCTCAGCAGCCACCACCTCTGCATCCGAAGAAGCCGTTCCATCGATGAGTTAA
- a CDS encoding cytochrome c3 family protein, with the protein MKSRECSYIQYRRIFVTIVRQLIFLALSSAALLAQPKNSCLVCHQNLPEPLGVTAEKFSQDIHFQKGLTCASCHGGDPNSDDPDKSMSRVAHWKGKIERRQIPQLCASCHSDAELMKKYNPSLRVDQFQQYKTSVHGKKWAAGDVKVAVCTDCHSVHDLRPPSDLRSTVHPTTVATTCSRCHADADYMKPYGIPTNQFTGYNKSVHHDAMVVRGDLSAPTCTTCHGNHGATPPGITSVANVCSTCHVFQAQLFEKSPHQEVFAAAGFPGCVTCHSNHEIKHPTDEMIGTGSKAVCIECHTDGDAGFLVAGQMKAKLSELDAAVSRSASILATAERAGMEVGEAKLQASQARDALLKSRVTIHAFDSAQLDYDIRLGMKLAAETYAAGQRAMAERRFRRMGLGISLLAVAVVLVGLRLYIRQIESEQSQTD; encoded by the coding sequence ATGAAATCTAGAGAGTGCAGTTACATACAGTATCGAAGAATTTTCGTCACGATTGTCCGCCAGCTGATATTTCTGGCTTTGAGTAGTGCCGCGCTTTTGGCACAGCCCAAGAACTCCTGTCTCGTTTGCCATCAGAATCTTCCTGAACCTCTTGGAGTCACGGCCGAGAAGTTCAGCCAGGACATCCATTTCCAGAAAGGACTCACATGCGCCAGCTGCCACGGTGGCGATCCGAACAGTGATGATCCTGACAAGTCGATGAGCCGCGTTGCGCACTGGAAAGGAAAGATCGAGCGGCGACAAATCCCCCAGCTTTGCGCATCGTGCCATTCCGATGCCGAGTTGATGAAGAAATACAATCCCAGCCTCCGGGTGGATCAATTCCAGCAGTACAAGACGAGTGTCCATGGAAAGAAGTGGGCAGCCGGGGATGTGAAAGTCGCTGTATGTACGGACTGTCATAGCGTCCATGATCTGCGCCCTCCAAGTGACCTACGGTCGACGGTTCATCCCACCACCGTCGCCACAACCTGCTCCCGTTGCCATGCCGATGCAGATTACATGAAGCCATATGGCATTCCAACCAACCAATTTACCGGATACAACAAGAGTGTCCACCACGATGCGATGGTCGTGCGCGGCGACTTGAGCGCCCCAACCTGTACCACTTGTCACGGGAACCACGGAGCAACACCTCCCGGTATCACCTCGGTTGCCAACGTCTGTTCAACTTGCCATGTATTTCAAGCACAGCTTTTCGAGAAAAGCCCCCACCAGGAGGTTTTTGCGGCGGCAGGATTCCCGGGATGCGTAACCTGCCACAGTAATCACGAAATCAAGCATCCAACAGATGAAATGATTGGCACAGGTAGCAAGGCGGTGTGCATCGAGTGTCACACGGACGGTGATGCCGGCTTTTTAGTGGCCGGGCAAATGAAGGCGAAGTTGAGCGAACTCGATGCAGCTGTATCCAGATCTGCGTCCATACTTGCCACGGCTGAACGTGCTGGTATGGAGGTTGGTGAAGCCAAGCTGCAAGCCAGCCAAGCTCGCGATGCGCTCTTGAAATCGCGCGTGACGATCCATGCATTCGATTCCGCTCAGCTGGATTACGACATCCGACTCGGGATGAAATTGGCAGCCGAGACTTATGCTGCGGGTCAACGAGCCATGGCGGAGCGAAGATTCCGAAGAATGGGCTTGGGAATCTCGCTATTAGCAGTTGCCGTGGTACTGGTCGGATTGAGACTCTACATCAGGCAGATCGAGTCGGAACAATCTCAGACTGATTGA
- a CDS encoding Rieske 2Fe-2S domain-containing protein, protein MSFENPVSPTLPRRRFVEVILGSGLFATLLSFIYPILKYLVPPKLPDLGKDAIVAARVSEIKPNEGKIFRFGSKPGLLIQTSTGEYHAMSAVCTHLGCTVQYRSDLRQVWCACHNGMYDINGRNVSGPPPRPLEAFEVQVRGDEIFVRRKLEA, encoded by the coding sequence ATGTCCTTCGAAAATCCTGTGTCTCCGACGTTGCCGCGCCGAAGATTTGTTGAAGTAATACTCGGAAGCGGGCTGTTCGCGACTCTGCTGTCGTTCATTTACCCAATTCTCAAGTACCTCGTTCCTCCCAAATTGCCCGACTTGGGAAAGGATGCGATCGTCGCGGCCCGAGTCTCCGAGATTAAGCCGAATGAGGGCAAGATCTTCCGGTTTGGCAGCAAGCCTGGACTGTTGATCCAAACCTCGACTGGGGAATATCACGCCATGTCGGCCGTCTGTACACACTTGGGTTGCACGGTCCAATATCGCAGCGACTTGCGCCAGGTGTGGTGCGCTTGCCACAACGGCATGTATGACATCAACGGGCGTAATGTCTCCGGCCCTCCTCCTCGGCCCCTCGAGGCCTTTGAAGTTCAAGTACGCGGGGACGAGATCTTCGTGCGTCGTAAGTTGGAGGCTTGA
- a CDS encoding PIG-L family deacetylase — MLIVVAHPDDESCFASTTYRIAKELGGDVDELVITNGEGGYRYSTLAETYYGLPLTPLGSGRTRLAEIRKQELLNAGRILGIREFFFFGQPDLGYTENIQEALAAWDQQLIAQRLNQILTNRHYDFVLTLFPNAGTHGHHKAATMFALQSVASLPGPKPVVLGCQNSSPQTEGKLQWTIAKGMPPAPLVDSSPFTFDRTSKFGFRDGLNYQIIANWEIAEHKSQGRLQADINRYEREEFLIFDVSGPKALAKTRRLFEQLAPILATAGEPDNERKSQ; from the coding sequence GTGCTGATCGTGGTTGCCCACCCCGATGATGAATCGTGTTTCGCTTCCACCACCTATCGTATTGCCAAGGAACTGGGCGGCGATGTCGATGAACTTGTGATCACGAACGGGGAAGGTGGATATCGATATTCCACTCTGGCCGAAACTTACTACGGTTTACCGCTCACACCGCTCGGCTCGGGACGTACACGACTGGCGGAGATTCGCAAGCAGGAGCTGTTGAACGCCGGTCGAATCCTCGGTATTCGGGAATTCTTTTTCTTCGGGCAACCTGATCTTGGCTACACTGAGAATATTCAAGAAGCGTTGGCGGCCTGGGATCAACAACTGATCGCGCAGCGGCTGAACCAAATCTTGACAAACCGGCATTACGATTTTGTCCTGACACTGTTTCCGAATGCCGGAACACATGGCCACCACAAGGCAGCCACCATGTTCGCCCTGCAATCAGTCGCCAGCTTGCCAGGGCCGAAACCAGTTGTCTTAGGTTGCCAGAACTCATCGCCGCAGACAGAAGGAAAGCTGCAATGGACGATTGCCAAAGGTATGCCTCCAGCGCCGCTCGTTGATTCCTCTCCTTTCACCTTCGATCGGACTTCGAAATTCGGTTTCCGGGATGGCCTCAATTATCAAATTATCGCCAACTGGGAAATTGCTGAACATAAGTCTCAGGGACGTCTCCAGGCTGATATCAATCGCTACGAACGAGAAGAATTTCTCATATTTGATGTGTCCGGCCCCAAAGCGCTCGCTAAGACACGCCGCCTCTTCGAGCAGCTCGCACCAATATTAGCTACGGCCGGCGAACCGGACAATGAACGTAAGAGTCAATAA